One window of Corynebacterium sp. P3-F1 genomic DNA carries:
- a CDS encoding PH domain-containing protein, translating to MTFTPDRTHLLAAVLMTGIALIGISWAPLKLGWLLIFPVIFIAWVLTAKTVVNNDGIQVSYLFKKNVQLPWDQLRGIGFEGSSAKVATVNGKEYTLPGVTFNSLPDLADASSGRITDVITQASEAADGMMEVTDQHGESILVTPEEYEERTAAGEKLSRVRQGGHKDNEQ from the coding sequence ATGACGTTCACCCCCGACCGCACCCATCTTCTCGCCGCAGTGCTTATGACGGGCATCGCGCTCATTGGAATCTCTTGGGCCCCGCTGAAGCTCGGTTGGCTGCTGATTTTCCCGGTTATCTTCATCGCCTGGGTGCTCACCGCCAAGACCGTGGTGAACAATGACGGCATCCAGGTGTCCTACCTGTTCAAGAAGAACGTGCAGCTCCCGTGGGATCAACTGCGCGGCATCGGTTTTGAGGGCTCCAGCGCGAAAGTGGCCACCGTAAACGGCAAGGAGTACACGCTTCCCGGAGTAACGTTCAACTCACTGCCGGATCTGGCGGATGCCTCCTCGGGGCGCATCACCGATGTGATCACCCAGGCCTCCGAAGCCGCGGACGGGATGATGGAGGTCACCGACCAGCACGGAGAATCCATTCTGGTCACGCCCGAAGAGTACGAGGAACGCACCGCCGCCGGCGAGAAACTTTCCCGTGTCCGTCAGGGCGGCCACAAAGACAACGAACAATAA
- a CDS encoding mechanosensitive ion channel family protein produces the protein MPFTLILEHMWRWLADTGINIALLIVLAMLVPRAGRLANRYVERQVADSKDLDEGKSSLAIAGVAIYIVQLLAYFLILVFFLQQVGFSLAGAAIPATVVSAAVGFGAQNIIADFVAGFFILTEKQYGVGDLVTFKIGGDEITGDVIQITMRATQVRTLEQYTVTIPNSTAQVCINNSNVWSRALVIVPVPLARSRDVDEVIARAERAARKALANPEIAPLVRGELMSQPGIEINPPNTVGMPWTLDIRFMVRCTPGDQFPIERALRVHILEEFFDEYGSETASPLLDDAATQSFPAVSTGRYQTGWSDLGDLDGDSASTKRSAGSSADGTAAFAGADPSVATAEFSSPGAGSHSVTEVGSNPDTQLNDLEEVPAEDDPAAAPERKYGIGTFGGRIRASTGLLITLLLGLLILRGLTMSAGESSEARSGILAPPRSSTSSTATPTSPAKKNGSEQTAPQTTGEAPANSTQPATSIPPEPAPAPARKNTNQPSEQPSSSVKTSGAPTRGTPAPAPTPRQSPSASPIA, from the coding sequence ATGCCTTTCACACTGATTCTCGAGCACATGTGGCGCTGGCTCGCCGACACCGGCATCAACATTGCGCTTCTCATCGTTCTGGCGATGCTGGTCCCGCGTGCCGGCCGCTTAGCCAATAGATACGTCGAGCGCCAGGTCGCAGACTCCAAGGACCTCGACGAGGGCAAATCGTCGCTGGCGATCGCCGGTGTGGCGATCTACATCGTCCAATTGCTGGCGTATTTTCTCATTCTCGTCTTCTTCCTGCAGCAGGTCGGGTTCTCGCTCGCCGGCGCCGCGATTCCCGCCACCGTGGTATCCGCCGCTGTCGGTTTCGGCGCGCAGAACATCATCGCGGATTTCGTCGCAGGCTTTTTCATTCTTACGGAGAAGCAGTACGGCGTCGGCGACCTAGTCACGTTCAAAATAGGCGGCGACGAAATCACCGGCGACGTCATCCAGATCACCATGCGCGCCACACAAGTGCGCACGCTGGAGCAGTACACGGTGACGATTCCTAACTCGACTGCGCAGGTCTGCATTAACAACTCCAACGTGTGGTCGCGCGCGCTCGTTATTGTTCCGGTTCCGCTGGCGCGGTCGCGCGATGTGGACGAGGTCATCGCCCGCGCGGAGCGCGCTGCACGCAAGGCGTTGGCCAACCCCGAGATCGCACCGCTGGTCCGCGGCGAGCTCATGTCGCAGCCCGGCATCGAGATCAACCCGCCGAATACCGTGGGCATGCCGTGGACACTGGACATCCGCTTCATGGTCCGCTGCACCCCCGGCGACCAGTTCCCCATCGAGCGCGCATTGCGCGTGCACATCCTCGAGGAATTCTTCGACGAATACGGTTCCGAGACAGCCTCGCCGTTGCTTGACGACGCCGCAACGCAATCCTTCCCCGCCGTATCCACCGGCCGGTACCAGACCGGTTGGAGCGATTTGGGCGACCTCGACGGCGACTCCGCGTCTACCAAACGCTCCGCGGGAAGCAGCGCCGACGGTACAGCCGCCTTTGCTGGGGCCGACCCCTCCGTTGCCACCGCGGAGTTCTCCTCACCTGGCGCTGGTTCCCATTCCGTCACAGAAGTTGGGTCCAACCCCGACACCCAACTCAATGACCTAGAGGAAGTCCCTGCTGAAGATGATCCGGCCGCTGCTCCGGAGCGCAAGTACGGGATCGGCACGTTCGGAGGACGCATCCGGGCATCGACAGGCTTGCTCATCACGCTCTTGCTCGGTTTGCTCATTCTCCGTGGATTGACCATGAGTGCCGGTGAATCAAGCGAAGCCCGCTCCGGCATCTTGGCGCCACCCCGGTCCAGCACATCGTCGACCGCGACCCCGACGAGCCCGGCTAAGAAGAACGGCTCAGAACAAACGGCACCCCAAACGACCGGAGAGGCACCGGCTAATTCCACCCAGCCCGCAACCTCGATACCCCCGGAACCAGCCCCCGCTCCCGCGCGGAAGAACACGAACCAGCCATCCGAGCAGCCTTCCAGCTCCGTCAAGACGAGCGGGGCACCGACTCGGGGGACTCCCGCACCTGCCCCCACCCCGAGGCAGAGTCCGAGTGCAAGCCCTATAGCATGA
- the ilvD gene encoding dihydroxy-acid dehydratase, producing the protein MPNAIPLRSRVTTVGRQAAGARALWKATGTKDNEFGRPIVAIVNSYTQFVPGHVHLKNVGDIVAEAVREAGGIPKEFNTIAVDDGIAMGHGGMLYSLPSREIISDSVEYMVNAHTVDAMVCISNCDKITPGMLNAAMRLNIPAVFVSGGPMEAGKAVVIDGIAQTGTKTNLVDAMSSSANDAISDADLDRIVESACPTCGSCSGMFTANSMNCLTEALGLSLPGNGTTLATHTARRRLFERAGEAVMDIARRYYGEGDETVLPRSIATREAFRNAMALDMAMGGSSNTILHTLAAAQEGEVNFDLKDIDELSHEIACISKVAPNGDAHIEDVHRAGGIPRILGELNRAGLLNTDVHSVAYSNLQDWLDDWDIRGGKATDEAIELFHAAPGGVRSSEAFSQSNRWDELDTDPVSGVIHDFEHPFTSDGGLVVLRGNLAEDGAILKTAGVEGELWEFSGPARVVDSQEQAVSMILAREVQPGDVVVIRYEGPAGGPGMQEMLHPTSFLKGAGLGKVCALITDGRFSGGTSGLSIGHISPEAAQGGLIGLIENGDTIRISVRDRKLQLEVDDDVLDRRRAEMEQRDNPFTPNRTRHVTKALRAYSKMATSADKGAVRRVD; encoded by the coding sequence ATGCCTAACGCGATCCCGCTCCGTTCCCGCGTCACCACCGTCGGACGCCAAGCTGCCGGCGCCCGTGCGTTGTGGAAAGCCACCGGCACGAAAGACAACGAATTCGGCCGCCCGATCGTGGCCATCGTGAACTCCTACACCCAGTTCGTTCCGGGCCACGTGCACCTGAAGAACGTCGGCGACATTGTCGCTGAAGCCGTGCGTGAAGCCGGCGGCATCCCGAAGGAATTCAACACCATCGCTGTCGACGACGGTATCGCCATGGGTCACGGCGGCATGCTGTACTCGCTGCCTAGCCGCGAGATCATCTCCGATTCTGTCGAGTACATGGTCAATGCCCACACCGTGGACGCGATGGTCTGTATCTCCAACTGCGACAAGATCACCCCGGGCATGCTCAACGCGGCGATGCGCCTGAACATCCCGGCCGTCTTCGTCTCCGGAGGCCCAATGGAGGCTGGCAAGGCCGTGGTCATCGACGGGATCGCCCAGACGGGAACGAAGACAAATCTCGTCGACGCCATGTCCAGCTCTGCCAACGATGCGATTTCCGACGCCGACTTGGACCGCATCGTCGAATCCGCCTGCCCCACCTGCGGCTCGTGCTCAGGCATGTTCACCGCCAACTCGATGAACTGCCTGACCGAGGCACTGGGCTTGTCGCTGCCCGGCAACGGCACGACCCTGGCCACCCACACCGCCCGCCGCCGCCTTTTCGAACGCGCCGGCGAGGCCGTCATGGACATCGCCCGCCGCTACTACGGCGAAGGCGACGAAACGGTGCTCCCGCGCAGCATCGCCACCCGCGAGGCGTTCCGCAACGCCATGGCGTTGGACATGGCGATGGGCGGTTCATCAAACACGATCCTGCACACCCTTGCCGCAGCGCAGGAGGGCGAAGTCAACTTCGACCTGAAAGACATCGACGAGCTCTCCCACGAGATCGCCTGCATTTCCAAGGTCGCGCCCAACGGTGATGCCCACATCGAGGATGTGCACCGCGCCGGTGGTATCCCCCGCATCCTGGGCGAGCTGAACCGCGCCGGCTTGCTCAACACCGATGTCCACTCCGTCGCCTATTCGAACCTCCAGGACTGGCTCGACGACTGGGACATCCGCGGCGGTAAGGCGACCGACGAAGCCATCGAGCTCTTCCACGCGGCTCCCGGCGGTGTCCGCTCTTCCGAAGCCTTCTCCCAGTCCAACCGCTGGGATGAGTTGGACACGGATCCGGTGAGTGGCGTCATCCACGATTTCGAGCACCCCTTCACCTCCGACGGTGGCTTGGTCGTCCTGCGCGGCAACCTCGCCGAAGATGGCGCTATCTTGAAGACTGCGGGTGTCGAGGGAGAGCTCTGGGAGTTCTCGGGCCCGGCCCGCGTCGTCGATTCGCAGGAACAGGCAGTCTCGATGATTCTCGCCCGCGAAGTTCAACCGGGCGATGTCGTTGTCATCCGCTACGAGGGCCCCGCCGGCGGACCCGGCATGCAGGAAATGCTGCACCCGACATCGTTCCTCAAGGGTGCCGGCCTGGGTAAGGTGTGCGCTCTGATCACCGACGGCCGTTTCTCCGGCGGAACCTCCGGTCTTTCCATCGGCCACATCTCCCCCGAGGCGGCGCAGGGTGGCCTGATTGGCTTGATCGAGAACGGCGACACCATCCGCATTTCCGTCCGCGACCGCAAGCTGCAGCTCGAGGTCGACGACGATGTGCTGGACCGTCGCCGCGCCGAGATGGAGCAGCGCGACAACCCCTTCACCCCGAACCGAACCCGCCACGTGACCAAGGCGCTGCGCGCCTACTCGAAGATGGCAACCTCCGCCGACAAGGGTGCTGTCCGGCGCGTCGACTAA